The proteins below come from a single Papaver somniferum cultivar HN1 chromosome 11, ASM357369v1, whole genome shotgun sequence genomic window:
- the LOC113321901 gene encoding GDSL esterase/lipase At3g48460-like: MASSTAVTLIFFFFLIFFISSTFASTTVTGRRFSKIYAFGDSYTDTGNTKSGPDGPAGFNHVSSPPYGMTFFHKPTNRYSDGRLVIDFVTEFLSLPYLTPYLNRDKSDTSHGINFAVAGSTATDQSFFVKQNVTFYVPNASINVQLGWFKMFLESHGCHRQVINNKMAMSKECTGLMENALFWVGEIGANDYAYTIGSSVTRETIQELAVSRVTGVLKELLEMGAKNLVVEGLPPTGCLPLALTLAPADDRDDIGCVGSANKQGYNHNTQLQANLQYLKKQYPQSIISYADYFAAYRTVMQNKNKYGFKEPFKCCCGSGAEPYNFDLFVPCGSPSASKACKHPSQRINWDGVHLTEGMYKVLAEMFIHGGYMRPSIF; this comes from the exons ATGGCTTCTTCTACTGCAGTcactctcatcttcttctttttcttaatcTTTTTCATATCATCAACATTTGCCAGTACTACTGTTACAGGTCGCCGGTTTTCGAAGATATACGCATTCGGAGATTCTTACACCGACACCGGGAACACGAAATCAGGGCCTGATGGACCAGCTGGTTTCAACCATGTATCAAGTCCACCATATGGAATGACATTTTTTCATAAACCAACTAATCGTTATTCTGATGGTCGACTAGTTATCGATTTTGTCACCGAGTTTCTTTCTCTGCCGTATTTAACACCTTACTTAAACCGTGATAAATCCGATACATCTCATGGTATTAACTTTGCAGTTGCCGGATCTACTGCTACTGATCAGAGTTTCTTTGTTAAGCAAAATGTCACTTTTTATGTTCCTAATGCTTCCATAAATGTTCAGCTTGGTTGGTTCAAGATGTTTCTGGAAAGTCATGGATGCCATCGGCAGGTTATTAATAATAAAATGGCCATGTCTAAGGAATGCACCGGTTTGATGGAGAATGCATTGTTTTGGGTTGGTGAGATTGGAGCTAACGATTACGCTTATACTATCGGTTCTTCTGTTACAAGAGAAACCATTCAAGAACTTGCTGTTAGCCGAGTAACCGGAGTTCTAAAG GAATTGTTGGAAATGGGTGCTAAAAATCTAGTGGTGGAAGGTTTGCCACCAACAGGATGTTTGCCGTTAGCGCTAACACTGGCACCGGCAGACGACAGAGATGATATAGGCTGTGTAGGAAGTGCAAACAAGCAAGGCTACAACCACAACACCCAGCTCCAAGCAAATCTTCAATACCTTAAAAAGCAATACCCACAATCCATTATCTCTTATGCTGATTACTTTGCGGCTTACCGGACGGTCATGCAGAACAAAAACAAGTATGGGTTTAAGGAACCATTCAAATGCTGTTGTGGATCAGGTGCTGAACCTTATAATTTTGATTTGTTTGTACCATGTGGATCACCATCTGCATCAAAAGCTTGTAAACACCCATCTCAGCGTATCAACTGGGATGGTGTTCATTTAACTGAAGGCATGTATAAGGTGCTGGCTGAAATGTTCATCCATGGTGGATATATGCGTCCATCAATCTTTTGA